Genomic segment of Vulpes vulpes isolate BD-2025 chromosome 16, VulVul3, whole genome shotgun sequence:
tatttttattttacaatcttCCTGTGAGTCTAAAATTATCTCccaaataaaaagtcaaaagaagagCTCTCAGTCCAATGTACATTTTCCAAGAGATTTCCTTGTAGCTAAAATATTAAGTTCAAATTCATCTAAGTGTATCTAGTATCCAATGAGTACAAACCATACCTGGTTATAGTGGGTTTCGCAATAGGCCAGGCCCTTCCTTTCATAATGGCGATGTCCAAGAAATGGCTTTTCACACTTGGCACaaacaaaatgctgaaagaaattgCTAGAGGTCATTTTTGAATtgccatcttttatttatttaatgaagtaAAACTCCAAAGTTAAACTATCCTCAAGGAAGACACATGCAAGTCTGACGTAGTTACTTCACTTTGCCAGGGCTCCCCCTGTGACATGTTCAGTCTTAATTCAGGTGTCTTGAATTAAGGTTCTGACAGGTTAAAGACATGGCCTATTTAAACAacacagaatgagaaaagaggtCAACATGTTAGTAGCATCTATAAGGGAGGGGCTGTTGGATATGGACCATGACATTTCCTGCTTCAAGAAGGATTTAAGAACAAAAGAGCACATCCTGTATCATTACTGAGAGATCACAAAAGCAGTGTGTATTCTATGTTAATTTTCTACAAGGTCATTTGTCTCAAAAATGTCCATATTTAATCTTCAGAATCTCCTACACTTGTCAGCACATCTGAATGATGGAAATTCAAAAGTCCTGGTTACTCCTCCACCATTTCAGACTCACCTCCACATGCCACTGCTTGCCCATGGCATTTACCACACGCCCTTCAATGGGCCGTCGACAAGCGCCACAGATGGGGACTCCCATTTTATCATGGCACGGCAGGCAGTACAGTTCTCCCTTCAGCTCCCGGGCATCAGCTGTCAGCTCCTTCCTGTCCATGAGGAAGATACCCAACTAAATACTACTactgagagagaagaaacaggcagCCAATGTGGCTGACACACTTTGTAGCAGGTTTTTGAAGACTCATTCTAACAATCCCTGTaaccttcttttttcccctcagtgtTGTTCACAGTAGCCTAAATTGATAGGCTTGAATGGGTTTCAGATTCCTGTCAAAACATCATCATGCAACGATGATAAAATGTACAAATAAGTCTGGATACTGATCATATTTATCACTTCCTTGTCTATTATCACATTATAATCCCTCTGTCTTTCTTAAAAAGCTGGAAGAGAATCATCACAATGTTCAGGATGGACTCGGTGATACTATCAAAATAACTGAGATTAGTTAGAGACTAGTTCCATTTACTAACAATTGTTGCAAGTTATTAAGAGTTAACAgttaacagaaaataaacaaatgaaatgccCAGAACGTTCCTCCTCCAAATGCTAACGTTCactattattttctgtttccttcatcaGTAAACATTTAGGCAGAGGTGGCACCAATTAGCCAAATGGACTTGTTTACATTTCATCTGTTTTAAGTAATTCCTTAGAACTGCTAATgacaaatgaacagagaaaaattccacagagtaaaaaaagaaaaaagaaaaaaagaaaaaaaagaaaacttacagagtgaaataggcaagaaaataagatataaacTGATAATCACAaaaaagatgtgatttttttgtACTTACAGCACAAAGTTGTTTTCTTGATCTTTAGCTTACCCTTATCTCTCTCCACCTTGCAATAATTTAGCATGTGCGTTCACACTGATTATATTAAACTCTTTCCATTAAATTTTTAGATAATTTAGAAAATTGTAACCTAATAATTTATCATgagtttctgaagaaaaaaattcccttctaataaagcaaaattaaataaaagtagcTTAGGATATTTTAAGATAACACTCTATTACAACTGAAAAAATTATGTAGGTACAAAGAGAAGACTttttaagagggtttttttttttttttttggtcctgtgTTGAGAAAACACAGTGATCAAAAATAGTTTTGGGGGCAGTTGAGGATATTTTACTATTGACTGActattgacacacacacacacatatacatacacatgggGGGAGTGTATGCTAAGCACACTcaaatgtggtaaaatgttaaGTGATGAAACTCAATGATaggtattttttatattattctcttGACTTCTTATAGGTCTAAAATTTTCTAGATTACAAGTTGGAGAAAAACAATCGGGTGTGCTGGAgtaacagaaatacagaaatatgtgatttttcattttatttctactatttATGTAATCAAATAGCAATACCCGCAATTGGCACAGTTGAAATGGTCTGGATGGTAAGGGTCATTCTTGAATATCAGCGGCTGCTCATCAATGATGGCATGGCATTTCTGGCAGATGTATTTTCCAAGGCCTCTGGCTTTCTCACGATTATGACAGGGGCGACATAGATGTCTAAACAAAGCCAAAACTTTTTtagaaacttaaatttaaaataataataattaaataattaaataattattaataatctaataattaaaaagaaatacaccctgaaaaagagttaaataaatcatttttatgttggtttttttttttttagagattttatttatttacttgacagagagagagagagcaggagtaggcAAAGCagcaaggagaaggagagggagaagcaggctctgcagtgagcagggagcttggCATAGGGCtatatcccaggaccttgggaccctgacctgagccaaaggcagacactcaacccactgagccactgatTGATCTTTAAGAAACTCCATTTTAAGTACCTATCCTGCTTCTGTTGGCCCAGGGACACAGAATTCTCGGGTCCTCTCATAAGAGATAGCAGGCGAACTGATACACTGAGGTCTTGAGTCTCAGTCCCAGGGAAAAACATGCATGGCCTTGTAGTAGTTACTTCTCCAACCACACCTGATGAGGATGAAAAACTCCTACCTCCCAGCATTCTTGACAAACCCAATATCTGCCAGCACTTCCTGGCAGAGGTCACAGCGGAAGCACTCAGGATGCCAGCTGTTATTCATGGCTTTGATCACTCGGCCAATGATGAATTCACCTGTGGGAAAGTAACACAAAGGACATCCAGTGTGCACCCTATTGCTAAAAGCACTAAGGCAAAAGACacggaaaaaaaaatatatgtctaaCACTTTCTCCACAACTCAGGGCTTTCTAGGTATGTGTTGGCCACAGTGAACACTGCATTAGGAGGAAGCTGTTTTCACCTGTGTCCCTGGTTGTGATTCTGTAGTCATAGTTTCTGGTTGTCTTATCACATCTCTGGatctggttttctcttttcccaatgATATACAGGGTTCtcttaaatgccttttatttctgatcATTACCGACAGAGAAAACTGAAATCCACAGCACATTTTCTTGAAACCTatacttaatttcttctttcactaaattttagaacattctacTCAGTTTCTCCAATGTCTGGAGACCTTCTAGTAGAATTGTTAGCAACCAGTGAGGTGGCTAAAATGCAAGCAAGTTAAACACTTGTATAACACACAGCCATCCTTAAGCATCTAAAGCACCCCTCCaatattttccctctctcttggcAACCCCAAAAGTGAGTAGGTAAAGGCTAAATTAACAGGGGGCAGGCATATTTCAAAAGATCATCTGATAAAAATCTTAATCAAAAACTAACTTTATAGTAGATGTCCTTAAAAATCATTTCTCTCTGGGTTTTGACACTCTTCCAGtttgttatatatgtatacatacatatatatatatatatatatttaaagatttatttatttatttatttatttatttatttatttatttatttatgatagacagagagagagagaaagaggcagagacacaggaggagggagaagcaggctccatgccgggagcccaacgtgggacctgatcctgggactccaggattgcaccctgggccaaaggtaggcgctaaaccgctgagccacccagggatccccagtttgttATATATTAATGTTAATATATTAACAAAGGACTGATAAAGCACCTGGATGCTACTTATAATGAGCACCCAACACCGTTTTCACCACTGACATAATTTTGAGACTCACTTTTTACTTTGCCATTCAGCAGCAAAACTTACCACACTGATGACAGCAAGGAGCAAAGAGCATCTGAAAGTCATGTTCACAATACTTCCTTCCTTCAAACTGAAATAGAAAGTACCATCAATTTGTACAGATGAAACAATCACAGGATGAATATAATTATTCTGTGGAGACATATAGGAAAGTTGTTTTTGAACTAAGTGCTCTACCCTAAGAATTTATAATTCTACTGAGAGTTTTAAAAGCAGATGTACTTTTGTACCTTCCCTAAAGATACACCAAACAACTGAGGTGACACCTGGTATGGCTCCAGAATCCAGTGGCCTCCCTTTACTGATGCTAACTCTTTTCTGGCTTGCAGACTCATGAAGAGTCTAATTGAGAGCTGTAGACCCCTCTCCTGAGAAAacaggcacatacacacaaaccccttctcacttttttttttttttggctgatatCTGAAATGTACCACAagcttaaatatttacaaatggtaggtattctagtatattttagatttacacattttaaagtgAGGccaaaactgatttaaaaaataaatattctattttaatagtTGGAAAAATTTTTATCCTCCACTTTTCTCCTTGAactatttccatttcattccCCCAAAGTTTAATCCTGGTGTGATATTTTTCCCCTAAACTATATactaaagtcttttttaaaaaaagattttatttactcatgagagacacagagacataggcagagggagaagcagattccctgtggggagcctgatgcaggactcgatccccagacccgggatcacaacctgagtggaaggcagacacttaaccgctaagccatccaggcgcccctatactAAAGTCTTCAACGGATCACCCTACCATACTTCTTGGCAATTAAAATGTTATGaaactttacattttgttttactttatgaaCCCATAAGGCtctaaaacattctttttcttctggattaAGTTACCACTACAATGATTATtaatacacaaatggccaaaacATGAATATATCACAAATGGCAAATTTCACTTTCCACTATTTACTTGAAAAGCCTATCTTAATGAGATGAGCAgggctcctcttcctctcacAATTATTCCATGTATCCACGGATTAATATGACCTACCACTGGAAGACTCAGGgttcaatattaatttttattttgggggttgCTTTTACCCTCTTCacataaataagtcatgagaattATATCCTGTCACCCTTTGAATCGTCGAACCCCTTGCAAGTTGTATGTCAAATATTTCACATGCTGTTTaactatcaaaatatatttttaatgatgtatCAATAGTCAACTCAGTTTGCTCAATCATGGAAATTAGCTGGAGATTTGCTCAATTTATTGAACCTACTCAGCTATAATTAATTGGCAGACCTGCAAAGCAGATTTTGTGCCAGAAAAAGGCTTACTTCATTTTGAAATTCAAGCGAATAAGCTCTGATACATTTAatgaatctgtttttaaaagttacaaacaGGTGGTAATACATTGATATGTTTATTGCTGTATTAGCCAATCCTGTGTCATATTGCACTGTGTATAGCCCCAAGCAGGAGTTATTTATGAAGCAGATATGTTCCTTTACTggatatatattacatatatatgtagaaatCTCATGTTTTGCTTTTAGCAGTAgtcaaaactattaaaatatagaCTCAGAATCAACTCCATTGATTTAGTCGGAAACAATAAATTGTTTACCACCCACCCCAGTGTGGTGAAAGACCAAGGCTCAAAATTGTTTGTGTCAACTGGCCACTTACATTTAATAgcaaaagactggttaatgataataATGCATCACAACATCtttagaaggaaaggagagagagagtgtgtgtgtgtgtgtgtgtgtgtgtttgtgtggcagttttattacagtttttaaaatcagtaatttttaatggaaacaacttggcCAAAGATCTGTCACAGAATTtggagacccattaaaacaatgtttaataaaaaaagaaagaaaaggaacactcAACTTTTAGTTTGTATTTAACGAAAGGGGGAGACATATAttgtttcaaataaaaacaaaatgaatccaGCAGtcagtatatatattatatttactgGCAGAAGGTAGACAAAATCAGGATCAGTTGTAATTTGaataagtctttttcttttcttttcaaaaaattatttatttatttattttagagagagggagaaagcacaaggagggaggagggacagagagagagggagaagtagactccttgctgagcacagaagCTGGACATTGGGTTGgattctgggaccctgagatcatgacctgcgccaaaggcagatgctcaactgctgagccacccaggcgtccccattttcTGATCATTTGTATTGTTAGAAATCTGATGTGATTCTTGTTATTGATAGCTTGTAGGTTTTCTGGAAATTTCCCTTCAAAAACTCATTTATTTCAGTTCTGGGACCTTGTGTTACTCCTTTGAGCATTTCTTCCCCATCCCTAGCGCACAcaccctcctccccgcccccccttcaAAACACCTGGAAGTGGATTCtggtttaactgactaagccacccaggcacccaaagtctttttttttttttttaaagatttatttatttattttagagagagagggagtgggcaggggaggagcagggggagagggagagaatcgcaagcagactccccactaagtatGGAGCCTGAAATGgtgcttgatcccacaaccctgagatcatgacctgagccaaaaccaataattggatgcttaaccaccggagccacccaggcgcccctcgagTAAGTCTTTTAAGATGTGATTCAAATAGGTAGCATAGTGTAGCAGTTAAGAACACTGACCATGGATCCGAAAGGCCCGAGTTTAAATTCTGGCTGAACCactggctgtgtggctttggcaAAGTTGTTTAACCTCTCAGTGCCTCGTGAGAGTCACAAGCCTCTTCTGTTTTGGCTGTTTGTTCTGGCTTTTAACATAAACTCATCATGTTTATAATTTCTTACCACTGCTCTTTCTGCTTTGCTCTTATAGGATTCTCCCTTTAAAAGGATGAGTCCTGTAGTATAAATATACAGAGGAATaccattcagccataaaaaagggaatcctgctatttgcaaaaacatggacaGAACTGCATGCCATTATGCTGAAATAaagaagtcaggcagagaaagaccaatactgtgtgatctcacttatgtgtggaatctaaaaatgccAAATCACAGAAACAGTGAATAGACTGGTAGTTACTGGGGTCTGGTgggatgggggaaatggggaaatgtcAGGCAAGGAAATAGCAGGAttcccttttttatggctgaatggtATTCCTCTGTATATTTATACTACAGGACTCATCCTTTTAAAGGGAGAATCCTATAAGAGCAAAGCAGAAAGAGCAGTGGTAAGAAATTATAAACATGATGAGTTTATGTTAAAAGCCAGAACAAACAGCCAAAACAGAAGAGGCTTGTGACTCTCACGAGGCACTGAGAGGTTAAACAACTTTGCCAAAGCCACAGGCAAGCAAAAAGCAAGCCACAGGCAagcttctagttataaaataagtaagttctggggatctaatgtacagatatagttaacaatactgtatggAAGACTTGAAGTCTGctaagagagtggatcttaaatgttctcaccacacaaatacatacacacgaTAATTacatgaggtgatggatgtgttgaCTAACCTTACTGTGGTTATCATTTCACAATATgcacatatatcaaatcatcatgttgtataccttaaacttacacaatgctgTCTGTTGAGTAAATttcaataaaactaaagaaaaagaatgaatcctTTTGATTAGGAATGAAAAAGGCAGAGTCTTAAAAGGAAGTTCTCATGATTACTCCCCACATTTCCAAATCTGCCACAATTCTGAATATAGAACATCCAACACAGTTCCAGGCTTTATCCTTAACAAGAAAATTCATAAGGTAGGGAAAGACTGGAAGGCTTACAACTTTGAGGACACGTGACTAATGTCTTCTGATTCGTGTCCTGGAGCAATTATTCATAGTAAGATTTGAGATTCCTTTCTCTTGTGAAGTGAGAGAAGTAAGTGCTactgtgaatataaatatattatcagaCAAATTAACTTTCAGAAGACTTCAGAAATTTAGTTCCCTGAAACCAAGATACAAGGATCCAGGAATAGATTCTCTGGAAACCATCCATATTCCAAACCCCTTGCATATCCTGAAGTGTGCTTACTCATACAGAATGTCTAAGAACTCTGGTTGTTGCCACCTGCAAGGAACAGGGATTGTTCAGTATGGAGGAGGATGAACCAAAAATAGCTCTGCTCTGTACTGTTTTGAGTTCTGTGAAGATTCTCTTTGAGGGTGGGGAGATCCTGCTGCTTTAAAGAAAGCTCAGAATTAGAAACTTGTCTCATTTCAAGGCAAGTGCAAGCAAACGCTGACGATCTTCACTTGGTGATTTGTACTGGTTTGTCGTCAATGGTTTTGAAGTGAGTGGGTCAGCAGACAAGCACCTCCTCTGGTTGGAAAGTTTCCTCTCCACCAGACCTCCCTTCTCAGGGTTCAGCCTTCCTGAGTAATTATGATTCTGTATAAGAGGAAATGAGTGAAGAAATCTCTTTGTAAACCCTCTTTCCACTAAATCATTCATCATAAATTGGCCTTTCCTGTTATGCATTTTGTGATAGGGAAAAAAGGACGCATCTGGGAAATTCaaactaaagagagagagaaaggaatctgAAGTATTAACAAAGAACCTAGCCCCTAAATGTGTACTATGCTGAACTGAAAAAGGCTGCACACCACATTCCTAGTCCTTAGTTCAATCTACTGGGATTTGTAATGTTTCTGAAATTATATCTCTCTTTAACTGTTGGttccattttatttacaaaagtatCTTCAAAGGGGAAATATTAAGATGATCCTTTTACTGGAGATACTCCAAGATGTCACAAAGTTAGATTTAGGAGTCATTACAGTGGCTATATATAGTCGATGTCAGGGCCTCTGGTCTCCATAGGTattcccagccctgcccctgccccagaaaTGGCATTTAAACAGCCTTCTCATGCCACCGCTGACTTGGTCTTTTACCTATATTTCTTCATATGTACTGGAGGATGATTGGAGCTACTAGCAACTCATGAAAACCAGCACTGATGGAAAGAGATTTCCCTTTGAAGCTAACTACAATACCAATTCAAAGATCACTAATCATATATAACTCATACATTTATCCAACCCTTCTAAATTTTCCTGGTCTGAAAATGAGGAAAGTACCATGGAAGCCACCTTAGTTCTACCCAAATCATTGTGAAAACTGTATTCACTCCTAGGACTAGGGCGCAGTGTGGTCTACACGCCTGTCACACAGTGCGTTGTAAGCTTTCcataatatttactgaatgaatgaagcaatAGTCATGGCCACATATAAGGGACCATTATTTCTCAGTCCTAGGAAACCATTTCAGTTTTGGAGAGTCAGGGCATCATCCTTGAGCAGACAGGCAAGTGTGAGATAAAATCCtgatctggggcagcccgggtggttcagtggtttaacaccgccttcagtctagggcctgatcctggagacctgggatcgagtcccacgtccagctccctgcatggagcctgcttctgcctctgcctgtgtctctgcctctctctctgtgtttctcatgaataaatacataaaatattttttaaaaaagtcctgaTCTGACCACATCCCCACTAGTTAACTATGGGCAAGGCCTCTGAGCCTCTCATAGCCACATGTAAGTTGGGAATAAAAATACCTAATTTGCAGGGTTCATGTGGGAATCAAAAGAGCGAAGTTTGTAACCTCACTCATAACAGAGGTTTAGTTATTtcggaaataaaaatattaatgtaactCACAAGTCTTTTAAAATCAGCAACTATAGGTCATTTGTCCACATATAACGTACTACATTCTAGGCAAGGCGAAGGACTGTGAAGTAAGACAAATGAGGTG
This window contains:
- the LIMS1 gene encoding LIM and senescent cell antigen-like-containing domain protein 1 isoform X7, with amino-acid sequence MANALANATCERCKGGFAPAEKIVNSNGELYHEQCFVCAQCFQQFPEGLFYEFEGRKYCEHDFQMLFAPCCHQCGEFIIGRVIKAMNNSWHPECFRCDLCQEVLADIGFVKNAGRHLCRPCHNREKARGLGKYICQKCHAIIDEQPLIFKNDPYHPDHFNCANCGKELTADARELKGELYCLPCHDKMGVPICGACRRPIEGRVVNAMGKQWHVEHFVCAKCEKPFLGHRHYERKGLAYCETHYNQLFGDVCFHCNRVIEGDVVSALNKAWCVNCFACSTCNTKLTLKNKFVEFDMKPVCKKCYEKFPLELKKRLKKLAETLGRK
- the LIMS1 gene encoding LIM and senescent cell antigen-like-containing domain protein 1 isoform X6 translates to MANALANATCERCKGGFAPAEKIVNSNGELYHEQCFVCAQCFQQFPEGLFYEFEGRKYCEHDFQMLFAPCCHQCGEFIIGRVIKAMNNSWHPECFRCDLCQEVLADIGFVKNAGRHLCRPCHNREKARGLGKYICQKCHAIIDEQPLIFKNDPYHPDHFNCANCGKELTADARELKGELYCLPCHDKMGVPICGACRRPIEGRVVNAMGKQWHVEHFVCAKCEKPFLGHRHYERKGLAYCETHYNQLFGDVCFHCNRVIEGDVVSALNKAWCVNCFACSTCNTKLTLKDKFVEIDLKPVCKHCYEKMPEEFKRRLAKREREAKDKEKQKKKKPVCL
- the LIMS1 gene encoding LIM and senescent cell antigen-like-containing domain protein 1 isoform X4 yields the protein MTALQLKELSHSGLYRRRRDRPDSVRLNGLPEEELSNMANALANATCERCKGGFAPAEKIVNSNGELYHEQCFVCAQCFQQFPEGLFYEFEGRKYCEHDFQMLFAPCCHQCGEFIIGRVIKAMNNSWHPECFRCDLCQEVLADIGFVKNAGRHLCRPCHNREKARGLGKYICQKCHAIIDEQPLIFKNDPYHPDHFNCANCGKELTADARELKGELYCLPCHDKMGVPICGACRRPIEGRVVNAMGKQWHVEHFVCAKCEKPFLGHRHYERKGLAYCETHYNQLFGDVCFHCNRVIEGDVVSALNKAWCVNCFACSTCNTKLTLKNKFVEFDMKPVCKKCYEKFPLELKKRLKKLAETLGRK
- the LIMS1 gene encoding LIM and senescent cell antigen-like-containing domain protein 1 isoform X5 — protein: MLGVAAGMTNSNMANALANATCERCKGGFAPAEKIVNSNGELYHEQCFVCAQCFQQFPEGLFYEFEGRKYCEHDFQMLFAPCCHQCGEFIIGRVIKAMNNSWHPECFRCDLCQEVLADIGFVKNAGRHLCRPCHNREKARGLGKYICQKCHAIIDEQPLIFKNDPYHPDHFNCANCGKELTADARELKGELYCLPCHDKMGVPICGACRRPIEGRVVNAMGKQWHVEHFVCAKCEKPFLGHRHYERKGLAYCETHYNQLFGDVCFHCNRVIEGDVVSALNKAWCVNCFACSTCNTKLTLKNKFVEFDMKPVCKKCYEKFPLELKKRLKKLAETLGRK
- the LIMS1 gene encoding LIM and senescent cell antigen-like-containing domain protein 1 isoform X8; the encoded protein is MLGVAAGMTNSNMANALANATCERCKGGFAPAEKIVNSNGELYHEQCFVCAQCFQQFPEGLFYEFEGRKYCEHDFQMLFAPCCHQCGEFIIGRVIKAMNNSWHPECFRCDLCQEVLADIGFVKNAGRHLCRPCHNREKARGLGKYICQKCHAIIDEQPLIFKNDPYHPDHFNCANCGKELTADARELKGELYCLPCHDKMGVPICGACRRPIEGRVVNAMGKQWHVEHFVCAKCEKPFLGHRHYERKGLAYCETHYNQLFGDVCFHCNRVIEGDVVSALNKAWCVNCFACSTCNTKLTLKDKFVEIDLKPVCKHCYEKMPEEFKRRLAKREREAKDKEKQKKKKPVCL
- the LIMS1 gene encoding LIM and senescent cell antigen-like-containing domain protein 1 isoform X3 — protein: MTALQLKELSHSGLYRRRRDRPDSVRLNGLPEEELSNMANALANATCERCKGGFAPAEKIVNSNGELYHEQCFVCAQCFQQFPEGLFYEFEGRKYCEHDFQMLFAPCCHQCGEFIIGRVIKAMNNSWHPECFRCDLCQEVLADIGFVKNAGRHLCRPCHNREKARGLGKYICQKCHAIIDEQPLIFKNDPYHPDHFNCANCGKELTADARELKGELYCLPCHDKMGVPICGACRRPIEGRVVNAMGKQWHVEHFVCAKCEKPFLGHRHYERKGLAYCETHYNQLFGDVCFHCNRVIEGDVVSALNKAWCVNCFACSTCNTKLTLKDKFVEIDLKPVCKHCYEKMPEEFKRRLAKREREAKDKEKQKKKKPVCL
- the LIMS1 gene encoding LIM and senescent cell antigen-like-containing domain protein 1 isoform X2, translated to MAFPGRVHPCVIPENEEIPQAVLNSVHQANGNEDERAVSKLQRRHSDVKVYKEFCDFYAKFNMANALANATCERCKGGFAPAEKIVNSNGELYHEQCFVCAQCFQQFPEGLFYEFEGRKYCEHDFQMLFAPCCHQCGEFIIGRVIKAMNNSWHPECFRCDLCQEVLADIGFVKNAGRHLCRPCHNREKARGLGKYICQKCHAIIDEQPLIFKNDPYHPDHFNCANCGKELTADARELKGELYCLPCHDKMGVPICGACRRPIEGRVVNAMGKQWHVEHFVCAKCEKPFLGHRHYERKGLAYCETHYNQLFGDVCFHCNRVIEGDVVSALNKAWCVNCFACSTCNTKLTLKNKFVEFDMKPVCKKCYEKFPLELKKRLKKLAETLGRK